A stretch of the Raphanus sativus cultivar WK10039 unplaced genomic scaffold, ASM80110v3 Scaffold0518, whole genome shotgun sequence genome encodes the following:
- the LOC130502363 gene encoding LOW QUALITY PROTEIN: uncharacterized protein LOC130502363 (The sequence of the model RefSeq protein was modified relative to this genomic sequence to represent the inferred CDS: deleted 1 base in 1 codon), translated as MFKNTFQSGFLSILYSLGSKPLQIWDKEVEDGHVKRCHDDDIQSNVLEVVGSNIQSTYITCPADLSATLGIKLPFLVLVVKNMKKYFSFEIQVLDDKNVRRRFRASNFQSVTRVKPYICTMPLKMDEGWNQIQLNLTDLTRRAYGTNYAETLRVQVHANCRLRRIYFADRLYSDEELPPEFKLYLPVQKA; from the exons ATGTTCAAGAACACGTTTCAGTCTGGGTTTCTGTCTATTTTGTACAGTCTAGG AAGTAAGCCTCTTCAGATATGGGACAAAGAAG TTGAGGATGGACATGTGAAGCGTTGCCATGATGATGACATACAGTCCAATGTACTTGAAGTAGTTGGATCAAACATACAGTCTACATACATTACATGCCCCGCTGATCTTTCCGCAACTCTTGGTATCAAACTACCCTTTCTGGTATTGGTtgtgaagaacatgaagaagtATTTCTCATTCGAGATTCAGGTTCTTGATGACAAGAACGTGCGTAGGCGTTTCCGAGCTTCTAACTTTCAA tcTGTGACTAGAGTAAAGCCATATATATGCACAATGCCATTGAAGATGGATGAGGGATGGAATCAGATCCAGCTGAACTTGACTGATCTTACTAGGAGAGCTTATGGGACTAATTACGCCGAGACT TTGCGAGTTCAGGTTCATGCTAACTGCCGTCTCAGAAGGATATATTTTGCTGATCGTCTCTACTCGGATGAAGAGCTTCCTCCAGAGTTCAAACTCTATCTCCCAGTGCAG AAAGCATGA